The stretch of DNA ACCGCCTGCTTTACTTGATGCGGGAGGCCTGTCGCCGGCAGTTGTCGGGGGTCAACCTCAAGGATGAAGCGCAGGTACAAACCCTCGAGTCGGATGATCCCGACCTGATGAAAGGAAACTTCCTGCTCAGCCCACCGAAGGACTGATCCCTGCACGATTGCGCTTTTTCTCTGCTTTAGGCAGCATCGAGACACGGCCGCTTGTGTGGTCATACCCCATTTGGAAGTTGAGGCCTGGCATGCGGATTACTCAAGCGACCCTTGAACACCTGGACCTGTTGACCCCGCTTTTCGTCAAATACCGCGAATTTTACGGTGCGCTGCCGTTTCCTGATTCGAGCCGCGCCTTCCTGGAAAAACGCCTGCGCCGCAAGGAGTCCGTGATCTACCTGGCGCTGGCCGACGATGACGACAAGAAACTGCTTGGCTTTTGCCAGCTGTATCCAAGCTTTTCATCGTTGTCCCTCAAGCGGGTGTGGATCCTCAACGACATCTACGTCGCCGAAGACGCACGCCGGCAGTTGGTGGCCGACAACCTGATGCGTACCGCGAAGAAGATGGCCAAGGAAACTCAAGCCGTGCGCCTGCGTGTGTCCACCAGCAGCGACAACCAGGTGGCGCAGAAAACCTATGAGTCCATCGGTTTTCGGGAAGACACCGAGTTCAAGAATTACGTGCTTGCGATCAGCGATGACTGACAACTATTAACCAAACCTCATACATCTGTTGTGGGAGCCCCCTCCCACACTGACGCTGTGTCTACAATCAGATCGAAGTCGCGACATTCCCCGCTACAAAACCAGCACGCTTTTCACAACTCTATCCGTATAATGCGGACCTTTCAGGGTCGTAAGAATTACGCCACAACCTTGTAGCCCTTATTACCCGAAGCCTCCGCACAGGCCCGCTGAGCCAGGCCATTCACACAGGTGCCCTCCATGGATTTCAACCCGCTCGACCTTATCCTGCATCTCGACGTGTACCTCGACATGCTGGTGAGAAACTACGGAGTGTGGATCTACGCCATTCTGTTCCTGGTTATCTTTTGCGAAACCGGCCTGGTGGTCATGCCGTTTCTGCCGGGTGATTCCTTACTGTTCATCGCCGGCGCTGTTGCAGCGGGCGGCGGCATGGACCCGATATTGCTGGGCGGCCTGCTGATGCTCGCGGCCATCCTGGGTGACAGTACCAACTACGTGATCGGACGAACGGCCGGGGAACGCTTGTTCAGCAACCCCAACTCGAAGATCTTCCGCCGCGACTACCTGCAAAAAACCCACGACTTCTACGACAAGCACGGCGGCAAAACCGTGACCCTGGCGCGCTTCCTGCCGATCCTGCGCACGTTTGCGCCGTTCGTCGCCGGTATCGCGAAAATGCCTTACCCGCGCTTCTTCGGTTTCAGCGTGTTCGGCACCGTCCTCTGGGTCGGCGGCCTGGTAACCCTGGGCTACTTCTTCGGCAACGTGCCGTTCATCAAGAAAAACCTGTCGCTGCTGGTGGTGTTCATCATCCTGCTGTCGCTGGTACCGATGATCATCGGTGTGTTCCGCAGCCGCTTTGGCCGCAATTCCACCGAAGCCAAGCCGCAGTAACCTGCGATGTGGTCCCTCAGCGCCTGGCGTCGCCGGCGCCTGCTGGCCAAGCACCCGATTGCCGATGAAACGTGGCAGCGGGTGCGCCATCACCTGACGTTCCTCGACGGCATCACTGCCGAGCAAGACCAGTGGCTGCGGGAAGCCTGCGTGGTGTTCCTCGCCGAAAAACACCTCACCGCCCTGCCCGGCGTCGAACTGCACCAGGAACAGCGCCTGCTGCTCGCCGCCCAGGCACAGCTGCCGCTGATGAACCTTGGCGACCTCGACTGGTACCAGGGCTTCCACGAGATCGTGCTGTACCCCGACGACTTCCTCAGCCCGCAGCGCCATCGCGACGCCAGCGGCGTGGAGCACGAGTGGGACGGCGAGCACAGCGGCGAAGCCTGGCAACAGGGCCCGGTGATCCTTGCGTGGCCCGGCGTACTGGCCAGCGGCAACTGGGAAGGCTACAACCTGGTCATTCACGAACTGGCCCACAAGCTGGACATGCTCAACGGCGACGCCAACGGCCTGCCACCCCTGCACCACGACATGCGCGTGCAGGAATGGGCCAGCGTCATGCAAAGCGCCTTCGACGACCTCAACCGCCAGCTCGACCGCAACCCAGACGCAGAGACTGCCATCGACCCCTACGCCGCGGAAAACCCGGCCGAGTTCTTTGCCGTCACCAGCGAATATTTCTTCAGTGCCCCGGATTTACTGGTCAGCAGTTATCCACAGGTGTACGAGCAACTGAGCCACTTCTACCGTCAGGATCCCCTGGCGCGCCTGCACCAACTGCAGGCCGGCGACGTGCGGTATCAGACGGAACGCCAAGCGCCCTACGACGTCTGACGCATGGCATCGGCGTCAGAATATGCCTATAATCGCCGCCACTTTTAGGCCAATCCGGCCATGTTCCATGGCCAACTACGGGGGCAACGCCCAATGAGCTACAGCAAGATTCCGGCTGGCAAAGACCTGCCGAACGACATCTACGTCGCCATCGAGATTCCGGCCAACCACGCGCCGATCAAATACGAAATCGACAAAGACAGCGACTGCCTGTTCGTTGACCGTTTCATGGCCACCCCGATGTTCTACCCGGCCAACTACGGTTTCATCCCCAACACCCTGGCAGACGACGGTGACCCCCTCGACGTGCTGGTCGTGACCCCTTACCCGGTTACCCCAGGCTCGGTTATCCGCGCCCGCCCGGTCGGCATCCTGAACATGACTGACGACGGCGGCGGCGATGCCAAAGTTATCGCAGTACCACACGACAAGCTGTCCCAGCTGTATGTCGACGTGAAGGAATACACCGATCTGCCGCCACTGCTGCTGGAACAGATCAAACACTTCTTCGAGAACTACAAAGACCTCGAAAAAGGCAAATGGGTGAAGATCGACGGTTGGGGCAACGCAGACGCCGCCCGCGCCGAGATCATGAAGTCGGTCGCTGCCTACAAAGGCTGATACCGCTATTCGCTCTGAAAAAGCCCCGATTAAACGGGGCTTTTTTTGTGGGAAAAATATAAACATCCGCCTACTTTAATAAACATATTTACAGCAATTGTTTAACTAGCTTAATCAACTAGCAGAATAGTCCTGCGATAAGGAAACACCTACATACAGCAACTCAACGCATGGTTTATTTGATCTGATTTTACGGCCAGTAAACTCTGCGTTTATGAATACATCAGGTGATCGCTTAAGAGCGCTATTACGGGAAGTTCATCTTTCCGCTTCCGACTTCGCCAAGAACCGCGATGTTACGCCTCAACACGTAAACAACTGGTTCAAACGCGGCGTCCCCATGGGCCGGCTCAA from Pseudomonas sp. NC02 encodes:
- a CDS encoding DedA family protein; translated protein: MDFNPLDLILHLDVYLDMLVRNYGVWIYAILFLVIFCETGLVVMPFLPGDSLLFIAGAVAAGGGMDPILLGGLLMLAAILGDSTNYVIGRTAGERLFSNPNSKIFRRDYLQKTHDFYDKHGGKTVTLARFLPILRTFAPFVAGIAKMPYPRFFGFSVFGTVLWVGGLVTLGYFFGNVPFIKKNLSLLVVFIILLSLVPMIIGVFRSRFGRNSTEAKPQ
- the ppa gene encoding inorganic diphosphatase; translation: MSYSKIPAGKDLPNDIYVAIEIPANHAPIKYEIDKDSDCLFVDRFMATPMFYPANYGFIPNTLADDGDPLDVLVVTPYPVTPGSVIRARPVGILNMTDDGGGDAKVIAVPHDKLSQLYVDVKEYTDLPPLLLEQIKHFFENYKDLEKGKWVKIDGWGNADAARAEIMKSVAAYKG
- a CDS encoding zinc-dependent peptidase gives rise to the protein MWSLSAWRRRRLLAKHPIADETWQRVRHHLTFLDGITAEQDQWLREACVVFLAEKHLTALPGVELHQEQRLLLAAQAQLPLMNLGDLDWYQGFHEIVLYPDDFLSPQRHRDASGVEHEWDGEHSGEAWQQGPVILAWPGVLASGNWEGYNLVIHELAHKLDMLNGDANGLPPLHHDMRVQEWASVMQSAFDDLNRQLDRNPDAETAIDPYAAENPAEFFAVTSEYFFSAPDLLVSSYPQVYEQLSHFYRQDPLARLHQLQAGDVRYQTERQAPYDV
- a CDS encoding N-acetyltransferase, whose amino-acid sequence is MRITQATLEHLDLLTPLFVKYREFYGALPFPDSSRAFLEKRLRRKESVIYLALADDDDKKLLGFCQLYPSFSSLSLKRVWILNDIYVAEDARRQLVADNLMRTAKKMAKETQAVRLRVSTSSDNQVAQKTYESIGFREDTEFKNYVLAISDD